One segment of Pandoraea pnomenusa DNA contains the following:
- a CDS encoding autotransporter-associated beta strand repeat-containing protein — protein MNHTFRVVWNFSLGLFQVVSETGRARTRGGGNRSKRARSAAVAGAILLSASAASPGAYGQAVGGSGGDGLGAGAVGAGGAGASGGAIHGGDGQGGVAGGGGGGGGRNGGSGGAGGSDALGNAGGAGGVFTGGVAGTGADGTGNAGGGGGASAADAAPDVRGLQSGEQYVAAGAGGDGGIGGFSASGGGGGGGGGAGGNALRIVGDVAVSSGATFVGYGGAGGRGGLGGSGGNGGDGGTGAYVVGARRIDLSTSGAFSAFIGGAGGGGGAGLVQGKAGVGGDGFKAEDGITLVLGPGDSTPSTAMVGGDGGNGAIGGSVLNGMGGIAGSGLVLGDAAVVSGALSAAGGAGGSGADGQIGVEAPGQHDGMSGASGGRGGDGVRVGAKATISLDDPITALVGGSGGHGGSGGIGESHTTAAGGVGEPAGKGGAGGAGGSGGAALRAGDAGSVSTHGSIAGGAGGNGGAGGGAGTGAVTIDPSDDTPSRIGDGGVGVPGGAGGAGGAGGAAVQIGDRTTMLGMGSVTGGAGGTGGNGGAGGVGIVFHMDQGSMVGVSGHSGDGGAGGAGGDGGAGLAAGAAATLTNRSTVNGGVGANGGAGAQGGFGIPVSAGGEGIVGGSGGKGGRGGDGGAAVVLLGTGASLANEATVQGGAGGAGGIGGANGGGDPATSGQVGVGGAGGAGGAGVMAGAGSRITNGIANPVTAVTPDSITGGAGGQGGNAGSETSAQIGATGIGGAGGVGGDGVNLSGQGATLFNGGNIVGGAGGEGGAASGLTAQSPGAGGRGGSGIALSNGASATNVGAVSGGVGGRGGAPTVGMSAGQTASGGDGATLSTGAMLTNGGTIVGGTGTFSALGPTEPGSQGGAGVRLDTGATLVNAPGGTITGGLSPTQEGVAGVIVGRGATVNNAGLIAGGASFSFSGAAQGGVGLLATGGGTVNLSGTITGGTDTYGNHPGNAVRMIGGGNMLKLESGYTLNGLAVSQSGGAAAPDILALGGSADDTFDVSQIGNAFIGFGAYAKRDASTWTLTGATSAVTPWSVDAGRLTVTQDASLGATSGALTLNGGAFHVAGTGYTSTSRTLVLGPQGGEINIEAASNTFSVNEAMTGGGGVTKAGQGTLSLAAPNRYTGATRVKEGTLQLTSNASIASSSGVEIAPGALFDIASAGAQTVGALSGGGRVSLGASTLTSDSALDSVFSGTLDGSGGLTKNGSGLLILNGVNTYTGPTTVNGGTLEVGDLNTPTASLVSEVQVNAAGTLRGHGTIAGNVRNAGTVRPGGSIGTLTINGNFSQSPSGTLAFDVSPSAASQLVVNGTATLAGTLQVLFGPGTYSATSYRLLTANTVVGAFANVVSNVPDGFVLDVASLANGTVASLGAVVIAPTHATLFGAVASAAMRETQRTNEALLARVGSSCNLPVAGRTDCAGPGTAGWVALTGQNARIDGERGIPSYDSRTFGFLAGLETRAGDWTVGVAAGYTHDDVSESTGTKGTIDAVRLAAYGGRWFGPVNVGATAGYAYDFISTTRGFGALGKAQADGNAQEFHAGLQGSLPLPVGPLIVTPRVGARYAYYRGQSLSETGPSSQNLGVSRIDLRSLQPYVGVSLGLPLASPSGRAAMIEARVGYAYETLNAGRDVAVTAADGTGFVIAGISPSRGMLTAGVGAKLPLGKTLDLDVNLDALLGTGNTSAQAARVGLTYRF, from the coding sequence GTGAATCACACATTCCGCGTGGTGTGGAATTTCAGTCTGGGATTGTTTCAGGTCGTGTCGGAGACGGGGCGCGCGCGCACACGTGGCGGCGGCAATCGCTCGAAGCGTGCCAGAAGTGCGGCGGTGGCCGGCGCCATCCTGTTAAGTGCCTCGGCGGCGTCGCCTGGGGCGTACGGGCAGGCTGTGGGCGGCAGCGGTGGTGACGGGCTCGGGGCCGGTGCCGTTGGCGCGGGCGGTGCGGGCGCGAGCGGCGGCGCAATCCACGGCGGTGATGGACAAGGCGGCGTGGCAGGCGGTGGGGGCGGCGGGGGTGGGCGCAACGGCGGCAGCGGTGGTGCGGGTGGCAGCGATGCGCTCGGCAACGCCGGAGGCGCCGGGGGCGTGTTCACCGGTGGTGTGGCCGGTACGGGCGCAGACGGCACCGGCAATGCCGGAGGCGGGGGCGGTGCGTCTGCGGCAGATGCCGCCCCGGATGTGCGGGGTTTGCAGAGCGGTGAGCAATATGTCGCCGCGGGCGCCGGGGGAGACGGTGGAATTGGTGGTTTCAGTGCGTCGGGAGGCGGTGGCGGAGGCGGTGGTGGCGCCGGGGGCAACGCCCTGCGAATCGTGGGGGACGTTGCGGTGTCGTCCGGAGCAACATTTGTCGGCTACGGCGGCGCGGGAGGCCGCGGAGGCCTCGGCGGGAGCGGCGGCAATGGCGGGGACGGTGGAACGGGGGCCTATGTCGTTGGCGCTCGCCGGATTGATCTGTCGACATCGGGCGCGTTTTCGGCGTTCATCGGTGGGGCAGGCGGCGGCGGTGGCGCGGGGTTGGTGCAGGGCAAGGCCGGCGTCGGCGGGGACGGATTCAAGGCTGAGGACGGCATCACGCTGGTACTGGGCCCAGGCGACAGCACCCCGAGCACCGCCATGGTTGGGGGCGACGGCGGGAACGGCGCGATCGGCGGCAGCGTGTTGAATGGTATGGGAGGGATCGCGGGATCCGGACTTGTGCTTGGCGACGCCGCCGTTGTGTCTGGCGCACTGAGTGCGGCAGGCGGCGCTGGTGGCAGCGGCGCCGATGGGCAAATTGGCGTCGAGGCGCCCGGGCAACATGACGGCATGTCGGGCGCCTCGGGAGGACGCGGGGGAGACGGCGTACGCGTTGGCGCGAAGGCGACAATTTCCCTTGACGATCCCATCACGGCACTCGTGGGCGGCAGCGGTGGACATGGTGGCAGCGGGGGAATTGGCGAATCTCATACGACGGCGGCCGGCGGCGTCGGCGAGCCGGCAGGTAAGGGCGGTGCGGGCGGCGCGGGCGGCAGCGGGGGCGCGGCGCTTCGCGCCGGTGACGCTGGGTCGGTCAGCACCCATGGTTCGATCGCTGGAGGCGCGGGTGGCAACGGTGGTGCCGGCGGTGGCGCAGGCACCGGCGCCGTCACCATCGATCCGTCGGATGACACGCCAAGTCGTATCGGAGATGGCGGCGTCGGCGTGCCCGGGGGCGCTGGCGGCGCGGGCGGCGCGGGCGGGGCGGCCGTACAGATCGGCGACCGGACGACGATGCTCGGCATGGGTTCAGTCACCGGCGGGGCCGGCGGCACGGGCGGCAACGGCGGCGCTGGCGGTGTCGGCATCGTTTTTCACATGGACCAAGGGTCAATGGTCGGGGTTAGCGGTCACAGCGGTGATGGCGGCGCGGGTGGCGCGGGGGGCGATGGTGGCGCTGGCCTCGCTGCCGGCGCGGCGGCGACGCTGACCAACCGATCGACGGTCAATGGCGGTGTCGGCGCGAATGGGGGGGCCGGAGCGCAGGGCGGGTTCGGCATACCCGTATCGGCGGGCGGTGAGGGGATTGTCGGCGGCAGTGGGGGAAAGGGAGGGCGCGGCGGCGATGGCGGCGCGGCCGTCGTGCTGCTTGGCACTGGCGCGTCGCTCGCCAACGAGGCGACGGTTCAGGGCGGCGCCGGCGGCGCGGGCGGGATTGGCGGCGCCAACGGTGGCGGGGATCCTGCGACGAGCGGGCAGGTCGGCGTTGGAGGCGCCGGTGGTGCGGGTGGGGCGGGCGTGATGGCGGGGGCTGGCAGCAGGATCACGAACGGCATAGCGAACCCGGTGACGGCCGTTACTCCGGACAGCATCACCGGCGGCGCCGGTGGGCAAGGCGGGAACGCGGGCTCGGAAACCTCGGCCCAAATCGGTGCAACCGGCATCGGGGGCGCAGGCGGTGTCGGCGGTGATGGCGTGAATCTCTCGGGACAGGGCGCGACGCTGTTCAATGGTGGGAACATTGTGGGTGGCGCGGGTGGAGAAGGTGGCGCGGCCAGCGGTCTGACGGCCCAAAGTCCGGGCGCCGGCGGGCGCGGCGGCAGCGGTATTGCGCTCTCGAACGGGGCCAGCGCGACCAATGTCGGCGCGGTATCCGGCGGTGTCGGCGGCAGAGGCGGGGCGCCCACCGTGGGAATGTCCGCCGGCCAGACGGCGAGCGGTGGAGATGGCGCAACGCTCTCGACGGGGGCCATGCTGACGAATGGCGGAACCATTGTCGGCGGCACGGGGACGTTTTCGGCGTTGGGGCCGACCGAGCCCGGAAGCCAGGGCGGCGCGGGGGTGCGGTTGGATACGGGCGCCACGCTGGTCAACGCGCCAGGAGGGACAATCACCGGCGGGCTGAGCCCGACGCAGGAAGGCGTGGCTGGCGTCATCGTCGGCCGGGGCGCCACGGTGAACAACGCCGGTCTGATTGCAGGCGGGGCGAGTTTCAGCTTCAGCGGTGCGGCGCAGGGCGGCGTTGGGTTGCTCGCGACCGGCGGCGGCACCGTGAACCTCAGTGGCACCATTACCGGTGGAACCGACACGTATGGGAATCACCCCGGCAACGCCGTACGGATGATCGGCGGCGGCAATATGCTGAAGCTCGAAAGCGGTTACACGCTGAATGGTCTCGCGGTGAGCCAGAGTGGCGGCGCTGCTGCCCCGGACATTCTCGCACTCGGCGGGAGCGCCGACGACACGTTCGACGTCAGTCAGATCGGCAATGCGTTCATCGGCTTTGGCGCTTACGCGAAGCGCGACGCCAGTACCTGGACGCTCACGGGCGCGACTTCAGCCGTTACGCCCTGGTCGGTCGATGCGGGGCGGCTTACCGTGACCCAGGACGCAAGCCTCGGCGCCACGTCGGGCGCGCTCACGCTCAATGGCGGGGCGTTTCATGTGGCGGGCACGGGGTACACGTCGACGTCGCGCACGCTCGTGCTCGGTCCGCAGGGCGGGGAGATCAACATCGAGGCGGCGTCGAACACCTTTTCGGTGAACGAGGCGATGACGGGCGGCGGAGGCGTCACGAAGGCGGGGCAGGGAACGTTGAGCCTTGCCGCGCCAAACCGCTATACCGGGGCGACGCGCGTGAAGGAGGGCACGCTGCAACTCACCTCGAACGCATCGATTGCGAGTTCGTCCGGCGTCGAGATTGCGCCCGGCGCGCTGTTCGATATCGCGAGCGCGGGCGCGCAAACGGTCGGCGCGTTGAGCGGCGGCGGGCGTGTCAGCCTCGGCGCCTCGACACTGACGTCGGATTCGGCACTCGACAGTGTCTTCTCCGGCACCCTTGACGGCAGTGGCGGGCTTACGAAGAACGGCTCGGGCCTGCTGATTCTCAATGGCGTCAATACCTACACGGGCCCGACGACGGTGAACGGCGGCACGCTGGAAGTCGGCGATCTGAATACGCCGACGGCGAGCCTCGTCAGTGAAGTGCAGGTGAATGCCGCCGGTACATTGCGTGGTCATGGCACGATTGCGGGCAACGTGCGCAATGCCGGCACGGTACGCCCGGGTGGCTCCATCGGCACGCTCACGATCAACGGCAATTTCTCGCAATCCCCGTCGGGTACGCTGGCGTTCGATGTCAGTCCGTCAGCGGCGTCGCAATTGGTCGTGAACGGCACGGCGACGCTTGCCGGCACGCTTCAAGTGCTCTTCGGGCCGGGCACCTACTCGGCAACGTCCTATCGGCTTCTCACGGCAAACACCGTCGTGGGCGCGTTCGCGAATGTTGTGTCGAATGTGCCGGATGGATTTGTCCTGGACGTCGCGTCGTTGGCGAACGGTACGGTCGCGTCGCTGGGTGCGGTTGTCATTGCCCCGACCCATGCCACGCTTTTCGGCGCGGTCGCGAGCGCGGCGATGCGTGAGACGCAACGAACCAACGAAGCCCTGCTGGCGCGCGTCGGGTCGTCGTGCAATCTTCCTGTTGCAGGTCGCACGGATTGCGCGGGCCCCGGCACGGCCGGCTGGGTTGCGCTCACCGGCCAGAATGCCAGGATCGATGGCGAGCGCGGCATTCCCTCGTACGACAGCCGCACGTTCGGATTCCTGGCGGGCCTGGAGACGCGCGCAGGCGACTGGACGGTTGGCGTGGCCGCGGGCTACACGCACGACGACGTCTCCGAGTCGACCGGCACGAAGGGCACCATCGACGCGGTACGCCTCGCAGCGTACGGTGGACGGTGGTTTGGGCCGGTCAATGTGGGAGCCACGGCAGGCTATGCGTACGACTTCATTTCCACCACGCGCGGTTTCGGTGCGCTCGGCAAAGCGCAGGCGGACGGGAATGCGCAGGAGTTCCATGCGGGATTGCAGGGCAGCCTTCCGCTCCCCGTTGGCCCGTTGATCGTCACGCCGCGCGTGGGCGCGCGTTACGCGTATTACCGCGGCCAGAGTCTGTCGGAGACGGGACCGAGCAGCCAGAATCTCGGTGTCAGCCGTATCGATCTGCGCAGTTTGCAGCCGTATGTCGGGGTGTCGCTTGGTTTGCCACTGGCCTCGCCGTCAGGGCGCGCGGCGATGATCGAAGCGCGCGTCGGCTATGCCTATGAGACGTTGAATGCCGGGCGCGACGTTGCCGTGACGGCCGCCGACGGCACCGGTTTCGTGATCGCGGGAATCTCGCCATCGCGCGGCATGCTGACGGCGGGCGTCGGCGCGAAGCTGCCGCTGGGCAAGACGCTCGATCTCGACGTAAACCTCGACGCCTTGCTCGGCACCGGCAATACGTCGGCGCAAGCGGCTCGAGTGGGGCTCACTTATCGCTTCTGA
- a CDS encoding IclR family transcriptional regulator translates to MSSLTKMLSILDMFTVEAPTWSTEAICHHLGCSVPTGYRYLRELVGSGLLLRLGDGSYELGPRIIKLDYQLRSIDPLLRVGQPLMRELSAQTGCDSVMTRIFDDEIVDTHRESGPDGLHLAYGRGRPRPLFLGGAPKVILSTMPKGKLTRLYNKHAESIAAAGMGRSADEFIARLHETRKAGYYISKGELEADVGAIAVPILGQSALAVGALALVIPIRRLEFMNHEKLLELLREAASRISTEAAKSYAPQ, encoded by the coding sequence ATGTCCAGTCTTACCAAAATGCTGTCCATTCTCGACATGTTCACCGTCGAGGCCCCGACATGGTCGACCGAAGCGATCTGCCATCACCTCGGTTGCTCGGTGCCGACCGGCTATCGCTACCTGCGCGAGTTGGTCGGATCGGGGTTGCTGTTGCGCCTTGGCGATGGCAGCTATGAACTCGGCCCACGCATCATCAAGCTCGACTATCAGCTGCGCAGCATCGACCCGCTGCTGCGAGTCGGTCAGCCGTTGATGCGCGAACTGTCGGCGCAGACGGGGTGCGACTCCGTGATGACGCGCATCTTCGACGACGAGATCGTCGATACACATCGCGAGTCGGGCCCCGACGGCCTGCATCTGGCCTACGGACGCGGGCGGCCACGGCCGTTGTTTCTTGGCGGCGCGCCCAAGGTCATTCTCTCGACCATGCCAAAGGGCAAGCTCACGCGGCTGTACAACAAGCATGCGGAGAGCATTGCCGCGGCAGGCATGGGCAGGTCGGCCGACGAGTTCATCGCGCGGCTGCACGAGACGCGCAAGGCTGGCTACTACATCTCGAAAGGCGAACTCGAAGCCGATGTGGGGGCCATCGCGGTGCCGATCCTCGGCCAATCGGCGCTCGCCGTCGGTGCGCTTGCACTGGTGATCCCGATCCGGCGCCTCGAATTCATGAATCACGAAAAGCTGCTCGAACTGCTGCGCGAAGCCGCCTCGCGCATCTCGACCGAAGCCGCAAAGAGCTACGCGCCCCAGTAA
- a CDS encoding NAD(P)H-quinone oxidoreductase yields MNGVTSGNADRLLAMAITAAGGPEVLQPRLEPVPTCGPQQVLIEVAAAGVNRHDVNQRRRGPDGRHSDIPGLEVAGRIVAVGEHVSHRKPGDAVCALIDGGGYASYAVADEALTLPVPHGMTMIEASALPEALFTTWHNFFNVARLQASERVLIHGGTSGVGSVAIQLLSAFGHEVYATCGTDEKCAMARSFGARAAFNYRTEDFARRTLEVTGQRGVDVVLDMAGVVHAKANIVALARRGRIVHLSPGGSSDMQFPLRALMQKEGVVTGSLLRPLPLAEKAVIAAALADKVWPRLGTQIRPVISCTLPLGQAAQAHQRLEEGDVAGKIVLLAAVLTDSEAPV; encoded by the coding sequence ATGAACGGCGTCACGTCAGGCAATGCGGATCGGCTGCTCGCCATGGCGATCACCGCGGCCGGTGGCCCCGAGGTGCTCCAGCCGCGACTTGAACCGGTGCCGACCTGCGGACCGCAGCAGGTGTTGATCGAAGTTGCGGCCGCCGGCGTGAATCGTCACGACGTGAATCAGCGCCGGCGCGGCCCGGATGGCCGTCACAGCGATATTCCGGGACTCGAGGTGGCCGGTCGCATCGTTGCCGTCGGTGAGCATGTGTCGCATCGCAAGCCTGGCGATGCCGTCTGCGCGCTGATCGATGGGGGCGGTTATGCCAGCTATGCCGTCGCCGACGAAGCGCTGACGCTGCCGGTCCCGCACGGGATGACAATGATCGAGGCGAGCGCACTGCCCGAGGCGCTATTCACGACATGGCATAACTTCTTTAACGTGGCGCGCCTGCAGGCGAGCGAGCGCGTACTGATTCATGGCGGCACCAGCGGCGTCGGCAGCGTTGCCATTCAGCTACTGAGTGCGTTTGGACACGAGGTCTATGCGACGTGCGGCACCGACGAGAAATGCGCGATGGCGCGATCGTTCGGCGCGCGCGCCGCGTTCAATTACCGCACGGAGGACTTCGCCCGGCGCACGCTTGAAGTCACCGGACAGCGAGGTGTCGACGTGGTCCTCGACATGGCCGGCGTTGTCCACGCAAAGGCGAATATTGTGGCGCTGGCACGGCGCGGCCGGATCGTTCACCTGTCGCCGGGCGGCAGCTCGGACATGCAATTCCCGCTTCGCGCGCTCATGCAGAAAGAGGGGGTCGTTACGGGCTCGCTGTTGCGGCCCTTGCCTCTGGCCGAAAAGGCGGTCATCGCCGCCGCGCTGGCCGACAAAGTCTGGCCCCGTCTGGGGACGCAAATACGGCCGGTGATCTCGTGCACGCTGCCGCTGGGGCAGGCCGCGCAGGCGCATCAACGTCTGGAAGAGGGCGATGTGGCCGGCAAGATCGTGCTGCTGGCCGCAGTCCTGACCGATTCCGAGGCGCCCGTATGA
- a CDS encoding VOC family protein gives MRKGLSFSHVGFYVCDIQRMARFYTELLEFTITDSGKLTGPSGDLELIFLSRDPQEHHQIVLATGRPDTSGFNVINQISLRADSLATLKGLYARLTDAGATDIHPITHGNAVSIYARDPEGNRLELFIDTPWYVSQPMRVPVDFSQPDDVLMAAVEAHARQLPGFEPRATWQARMAERMGMQ, from the coding sequence ATGCGTAAAGGTTTGAGCTTCAGCCACGTCGGGTTCTACGTGTGCGACATCCAGCGCATGGCGCGCTTCTATACGGAATTGCTCGAGTTCACGATTACCGACTCGGGCAAACTGACCGGCCCGTCAGGCGATCTGGAACTGATCTTTCTGAGCCGCGACCCCCAGGAGCATCACCAGATCGTGCTGGCCACGGGGCGACCGGACACGTCGGGCTTCAACGTGATCAACCAGATCTCCCTGCGTGCCGACAGTCTGGCGACCCTCAAGGGCCTTTACGCCCGGCTGACCGATGCCGGTGCGACCGATATTCATCCGATCACGCACGGCAACGCCGTGTCGATTTATGCGCGGGACCCTGAGGGCAATCGTCTTGAGCTGTTCATCGACACGCCGTGGTATGTCAGTCAACCCATGCGCGTGCCGGTGGACTTCTCGCAACCCGACGACGTGCTGATGGCGGCGGTGGAAGCCCATGCGCGGCAACTGCCGGGGTTTGAGCCACGTGCAACGTGGCAGGCGCGTATGGCGGAACGGATGGGGATGCAATGA
- the mhpA gene encoding bifunctional 3-(3-hydroxy-phenyl)propionate/3-hydroxycinnamic acid hydroxylase MhpA, with amino-acid sequence MVDVVVIGLGPVGATLANLLGRAGISVVVLEREPAVYPLPRAVHFDAECMRVFDAIGVAPALAEHCRVSPGMKFVNADGKLLVDWQRPEGIGPQGWNSSYRFHQPDLERILRERLATHACVDVRLRSEVFALDEHADHVQVRYEDLSCGALREVRARYVIGADGARSLVRRMIGSEMVDLGLHERWLVFDALLKRDWNVLGEHSVQFCDPARPATYVRGVDNRRRWEIMLRPGEDAARFAQAENVWSMLKKWITPDDADLERAVVYTFHAVIAQRWRQGRLMLAGDAAHQTPPFLGQGMCAGIRDASNLAWKLVAILRHGASDALLDTYQQERYPHVSEFITLAVELGRIIQAVDQDAAARRDEMFANGPRRLQSLSPRLGASALLLQEAEGGAISRQPTLADGRRMDDAAGNDFLLLTRGGAFSAAQCEAARAAFPWPLRWIEDASESTRQWLDTLDADAVLIRPDRYVAGVARGGDALRNLTASVGAALGVAEAPVAA; translated from the coding sequence GTGGTAGACGTCGTGGTCATCGGTCTTGGCCCGGTCGGCGCAACGCTGGCCAATTTGTTGGGGCGCGCGGGAATATCGGTGGTGGTACTCGAACGGGAGCCTGCGGTGTATCCGCTGCCCCGCGCGGTGCATTTCGATGCCGAGTGCATGCGGGTGTTCGATGCCATTGGCGTCGCCCCGGCGCTGGCGGAGCATTGCCGGGTGTCGCCCGGTATGAAGTTCGTGAATGCCGATGGCAAGTTGCTGGTCGATTGGCAGCGTCCCGAAGGGATCGGGCCGCAGGGCTGGAACAGTAGTTATCGCTTCCATCAACCGGATCTCGAACGCATTCTGCGCGAGCGTCTGGCGACGCATGCGTGCGTCGACGTGCGTCTGCGCAGCGAAGTGTTCGCGCTCGATGAGCACGCCGATCACGTGCAGGTGCGCTATGAAGACCTGTCATGCGGCGCGTTGCGCGAGGTCCGGGCGCGTTACGTGATCGGCGCGGATGGCGCGCGCTCACTCGTGCGTCGCATGATCGGCAGCGAAATGGTCGATCTGGGCTTGCATGAGCGCTGGCTGGTCTTCGACGCGCTACTCAAGCGCGACTGGAACGTGCTTGGGGAACACAGCGTGCAGTTCTGCGACCCAGCCCGGCCCGCGACCTATGTGCGCGGCGTGGACAACCGGCGCCGATGGGAAATCATGCTGCGTCCGGGTGAGGACGCCGCGCGATTCGCTCAGGCGGAGAACGTCTGGTCGATGCTGAAGAAGTGGATTACCCCCGACGACGCCGATCTCGAACGCGCCGTCGTCTACACCTTTCATGCGGTGATTGCGCAGCGATGGCGGCAGGGACGTCTGATGCTGGCCGGCGACGCCGCCCATCAGACACCGCCGTTCCTCGGTCAGGGCATGTGCGCCGGCATTCGCGACGCGAGCAATCTCGCATGGAAGCTGGTGGCGATTCTGCGGCACGGCGCTTCCGATGCGTTGCTCGACACCTATCAGCAGGAACGCTACCCGCACGTCTCGGAGTTCATCACGCTGGCGGTCGAACTGGGGCGCATCATCCAGGCGGTCGATCAGGACGCCGCCGCGCGGCGCGACGAGATGTTCGCCAACGGCCCCCGTCGTCTTCAGAGCCTGAGTCCGCGACTGGGCGCGAGTGCGCTGCTCCTACAGGAGGCCGAAGGCGGCGCGATCTCGCGGCAACCGACATTGGCCGACGGCCGACGCATGGACGACGCGGCAGGAAACGACTTCCTGTTGCTCACGCGAGGCGGCGCCTTCTCCGCGGCGCAGTGCGAAGCCGCCCGCGCGGCGTTCCCGTGGCCGCTGCGATGGATCGAGGACGCCAGCGAGTCGACACGCCAATGGCTCGACACGCTCGATGCCGATGCTGTGCTGATTCGTCCGGATCGCTATGTCGCCGGCGTTGCCCGAGGGGGCGACGCGTTGCGCAATCTGACGGCATCCGTCGGGGCCGCACTCGGCGTGGCTGAAGCCCCGGTGGCCGCCTGA
- a CDS encoding fumarylacetoacetate hydrolase family protein codes for MKFVSFTRQGKAGFGVVRNEGVVDLGARLGLVDLGAALRAHGIDTLKDLAQKHDADFALASIDAYRPAVADPDKVLCAGLNYDEHVRETRRERTERPTIFMRYAESQLGHEQPILLPPESERLDYEGEIAVVIGRAGRRISEEDAFSHIAGFACYNDGSIRDWQTHTSQWGPGKNFQATGAFGPTLVSADEIGENEALTLETRLNGQVVQHATTDMLIFSIPTLIAYCSTFTRLQPGDVIVTGTPGGVGAKRNPPLFMKDGDVVEVEVSKLGILRNPIRAEGSATNQ; via the coding sequence ATGAAATTCGTCAGTTTCACGCGGCAGGGCAAGGCCGGTTTTGGTGTGGTGCGCAATGAAGGTGTGGTAGATCTCGGCGCACGTCTGGGCCTCGTCGACCTCGGCGCCGCATTGCGTGCCCATGGCATCGACACGCTGAAGGATCTCGCGCAAAAGCACGACGCCGATTTCGCACTCGCCTCGATCGACGCTTATCGACCGGCCGTGGCCGATCCCGACAAGGTGCTGTGCGCCGGCCTGAACTATGACGAACACGTGCGCGAAACCAGGCGCGAGCGCACCGAGCGCCCGACCATATTCATGCGCTACGCCGAATCGCAGCTCGGTCACGAGCAACCGATTCTGCTGCCGCCCGAGTCGGAGCGTCTGGACTACGAGGGCGAGATCGCCGTGGTGATCGGTCGCGCCGGACGTCGCATCAGCGAGGAAGATGCCTTCTCCCATATCGCGGGCTTCGCCTGCTACAACGACGGCAGCATTCGCGACTGGCAAACCCACACCTCGCAGTGGGGGCCGGGAAAGAATTTTCAGGCAACCGGCGCCTTCGGCCCGACGCTGGTGTCCGCCGACGAGATCGGCGAGAACGAAGCGCTCACACTCGAGACGCGTTTGAACGGACAGGTCGTGCAGCACGCCACCACCGACATGCTGATCTTTTCGATCCCGACGCTGATTGCCTACTGCTCGACCTTCACCAGATTGCAGCCGGGCGACGTGATCGTGACCGGCACGCCGGGCGGTGTCGGTGCGAAGCGTAATCCGCCGCTGTTCATGAAGGACGGCGATGTGGTCGAAGTGGAAGTCAGCAAGCTCGGCATTCTGCGCAACCCGATTCGTGCCGAGGGCAGCGCCACGAATCAGTGA
- a CDS encoding ABC transporter substrate-binding protein: MNKTSILIAAGVMAAALSGLVHADIKVGVILSTTGPAASLGTLEKSGVMLGPDTLGGQKVKYIYLDDASDPSLAVRSLHKLISEEHVDVVIGPTTTPSAVAVIPLLAESGTPGITQGPTNSLVQPVDAQRRWNFKTTTNDEHEGTPLFDHMKAKQTKTLAFIGFTDSYGDQWLKLTERFAKDRGIQVVSQERYARTDSTVTSQVVKMLSKQPDAVLIAGSGGAAATPLLELRTRGYKGDIYVTLGATFGDFLRLSGAAADGIFAPYAAVMGVDQVPDTYAAKKSAAEFVRAYDAKYGGNTSNIFSAGAWDANKLIANAVPEALKKASPGTPQFRAALRDAIEATKDLAGARGVYNMSATDHTGLDISSLMLGQRQKGRWVLAK; encoded by the coding sequence ATGAACAAGACAAGCATTCTGATCGCGGCCGGGGTCATGGCCGCGGCACTGAGCGGCCTCGTGCATGCCGACATCAAGGTCGGTGTGATTCTGTCGACCACCGGGCCAGCGGCGTCGCTCGGCACGCTGGAGAAGAGCGGCGTCATGCTGGGGCCGGACACCTTGGGAGGACAGAAAGTCAAGTACATCTATCTCGACGACGCGTCCGACCCGAGTCTTGCCGTGCGAAGCCTGCATAAGCTCATCAGCGAAGAGCACGTCGATGTGGTGATCGGACCGACGACGACGCCGAGCGCTGTGGCGGTCATTCCATTGCTGGCCGAATCGGGAACGCCGGGCATCACGCAAGGGCCGACCAACTCGCTGGTGCAGCCGGTCGATGCGCAACGACGCTGGAATTTCAAGACGACGACCAACGACGAACATGAAGGCACGCCGCTGTTCGATCACATGAAGGCCAAGCAGACGAAAACGCTGGCGTTCATCGGCTTTACCGACTCCTACGGCGATCAATGGTTGAAATTGACCGAGCGCTTTGCCAAGGATCGTGGGATTCAGGTGGTGTCGCAGGAACGCTATGCCCGCACCGACTCGACGGTCACGTCCCAGGTCGTCAAGATGCTCTCGAAACAGCCCGACGCTGTGCTGATCGCCGGGTCGGGTGGCGCCGCAGCGACACCGTTGCTCGAATTGCGCACTCGCGGCTACAAGGGCGACATCTATGTGACGCTGGGTGCGACGTTCGGCGACTTTCTGCGACTCTCGGGCGCGGCCGCCGATGGCATTTTCGCTCCGTACGCGGCGGTGATGGGGGTCGATCAGGTTCCCGATACCTATGCCGCCAAGAAGAGTGCCGCGGAATTCGTGCGGGCTTACGACGCGAAGTACGGCGGCAACACGAGCAACATCTTCTCCGCGGGCGCGTGGGACGCCAACAAGCTGATCGCGAACGCGGTGCCAGAGGCGCTGAAGAAGGCTTCACCTGGCACGCCGCAGTTCCGTGCCGCGCTGCGCGATGCCATCGAGGCGACAAAGGATCTGGCCGGCGCGCGTGGCGTCTACAACATGAGCGCGACGGATCACACCGGTCTCGACATTAGCTCCCTGATGCTCGGCCAGCGTCAGAAGGGCCGTTGGGTGCTCGCCAAATAA